The following coding sequences lie in one Pseudarthrobacter phenanthrenivorans Sphe3 genomic window:
- the hisI gene encoding phosphoribosyl-AMP cyclohydrolase, whose amino-acid sequence MSEQPAPDSTSGPAPAAPVPGPAAAPFPSPLPADLAAALKRDSAGLVAAVVQQYDTNEVLMLGWMDDEALHRTMTTGRVTFYSRSRQEYWRKGDTSGHVQWVKSLAMDCDGDALLVRVDQVGAACHTGTRTCFDGRELAVTTGQAS is encoded by the coding sequence ATGTCTGAGCAGCCCGCCCCCGATTCCACCTCCGGCCCCGCGCCCGCGGCCCCCGTGCCCGGCCCGGCCGCCGCCCCGTTCCCGAGCCCGCTTCCCGCGGACCTTGCCGCAGCCCTCAAGCGCGACAGCGCGGGCCTGGTCGCGGCCGTGGTGCAGCAGTATGACACCAACGAGGTCCTGATGCTCGGCTGGATGGACGACGAAGCGCTGCACCGCACCATGACCACCGGCCGGGTCACCTTCTACTCCCGCTCCCGGCAGGAGTACTGGCGCAAGGGGGACACCTCGGGACACGTGCAATGGGTGAAGTCGCTGGCAATGGACTGCGACGGCGACGCGTTGCTGGTGCGCGTGGACCAGGTGGGCGCGGCCTGCCACACAGGCACCCGCACCTGCTTCGACGGCCGGGAACTGGCTGTCACCACGGGCCAGGCAAGCTGA
- the rpe gene encoding ribulose-phosphate 3-epimerase: MTQCCINPSILSADFVNLEAELQRISSADAVHVDVMDNHFVPNLTLGLPVVQRIQAVSPVPLDAHLMIADADRWAPGFADAGLASVTFHAEASIAPVKLARELRSRGAKAGMALRPATPVEPYVDMLSELDMLLIMTVEPGFGGQAFLDITLPKIRRARAAIDGSGMDVALQVDGGITEETIVRAAEAGANVFVAGSAVYGADDPAAAIGRLREQGSRTLRAATTE; encoded by the coding sequence GTGACGCAATGCTGCATTAACCCGAGCATCCTCTCCGCCGACTTCGTCAACCTTGAGGCGGAGCTGCAGCGCATCAGCAGCGCGGATGCCGTGCACGTTGACGTCATGGACAACCATTTCGTGCCAAACCTGACACTGGGCCTGCCCGTGGTGCAGCGGATCCAGGCCGTCAGCCCGGTGCCGCTGGACGCGCACCTCATGATCGCCGATGCCGACCGGTGGGCCCCCGGCTTCGCTGACGCTGGCCTCGCCTCGGTAACGTTCCATGCGGAGGCGTCCATCGCCCCCGTGAAGCTGGCGCGCGAACTGCGTTCCCGCGGAGCCAAAGCCGGAATGGCGCTGCGCCCGGCAACCCCCGTGGAGCCGTACGTGGACATGCTGTCCGAGCTGGACATGCTGCTCATCATGACAGTCGAGCCCGGCTTCGGTGGACAGGCGTTCCTGGACATCACGCTGCCCAAGATTCGCCGGGCCAGGGCCGCCATTGACGGCTCAGGAATGGACGTGGCGCTGCAGGTGGACGGCGGCATCACCGAAGAAACCATCGTCCGGGCCGCCGAAGCGGGTGCCAACGTCTTTGTTGCCGGCTCGGCCGTGTACGGCGCCGATGACCCCGCTGCCGCCATCGGGCGGTTGCGCGAGCAGGGGTCCCGGACGTTACGTGCGGCGACCACGGAATAG
- the ribA gene encoding GTP cyclohydrolase II yields MTASGASGHGHLRDAGDGHHQAGSPNGHHQAEPGNGAVPHPVSGGPVVQLPTAFGDFIAQAWTDLVTGAEHLAVSSPNPPKDGKAPLVRLHSECLTGDVFGSYRCDCGEQLAYALEMIREHGGTLLYLRGQEGRGIGLANKIKAYALQEAGFDTVEANEQLGLPVDARCYKAAAQVLAEMGLHEVRLLSNNPDKQNRLAKAGVKVVEMVPTEVPSRDQNIRYLQTKKDRMEHRLLLDNHVAVVPVTGPGTFDHEQD; encoded by the coding sequence ATGACGGCTTCGGGAGCTTCGGGACACGGGCACCTGCGTGACGCGGGAGACGGCCACCACCAGGCAGGATCGCCGAACGGCCACCATCAGGCGGAACCAGGGAACGGTGCCGTACCCCATCCTGTGAGCGGCGGTCCGGTGGTGCAGCTGCCCACCGCGTTCGGGGACTTCATCGCCCAGGCCTGGACCGATCTTGTCACGGGGGCAGAACACCTTGCCGTCAGCTCCCCAAACCCGCCCAAGGACGGGAAGGCACCCCTGGTCCGGCTGCATTCCGAGTGCCTCACCGGCGATGTCTTCGGTTCCTACCGCTGCGACTGCGGCGAACAGTTGGCCTATGCGCTGGAAATGATCCGGGAGCACGGCGGAACGCTGCTGTACCTGCGCGGGCAGGAGGGCAGGGGCATCGGCCTCGCCAACAAGATCAAGGCCTACGCGCTGCAGGAAGCCGGCTTCGACACAGTAGAGGCCAATGAGCAGCTGGGCCTCCCCGTGGATGCCCGGTGCTACAAAGCCGCCGCCCAGGTGCTGGCCGAAATGGGCCTGCATGAGGTCAGGCTCCTGAGTAACAACCCGGACAAGCAGAACCGCCTGGCCAAAGCCGGGGTCAAGGTGGTGGAAATGGTTCCCACCGAAGTTCCCTCGCGCGACCAGAACATCCGGTACCTGCAGACCAAAAAGGACCGTATGGAGCACCGGCTGCTGCTGGACAACCATGTGGCCGTGGTTCCAGTGACCGGGCCCGGTACCTTCGACCACGAGCAGGACTGA
- the ribD gene encoding bifunctional diaminohydroxyphosphoribosylaminopyrimidine deaminase/5-amino-6-(5-phosphoribosylamino)uracil reductase RibD, producing MTAGNTLSARPAGTGLHHPLQPAAGVVSAFSHAETEAMEAALEAALRGPRGANPLVGAVVVDPGGRPLVTGFHRGAGTAHAEADAIAQAAAAGLDLTGCTMVVTLEPCNHVGRTGPCAAAIIAAGITDVVYAVDDPHDPAAGGATTLREAGVRVRSGLGATESLDLNRQWFEAVAAKRPFVTLHIAQTLDSRIAAEDGTSQWISSPESLADNHAIRGRIDAILVGTQTVLVDNPRLTAREPSGELASKQPVRAVMGMRDIPADAAVHGRDGRVVHLPTRDPREALSILYAHGIRHLMVEGGSRILSAFLAAELVDELIVYLAPTLLGSGTPALTGLGITTLADAQHWDWDPSDGGSVRTLGQDLRLHLRPQRTVALDPQPSRTIAEPAQGGY from the coding sequence ATGACGGCGGGCAATACATTGTCTGCCCGTCCGGCCGGCACCGGCCTCCACCACCCGCTGCAGCCGGCCGCCGGCGTCGTCAGCGCCTTCAGCCACGCCGAAACCGAGGCCATGGAGGCTGCCCTGGAAGCAGCCCTGCGCGGGCCGCGGGGTGCGAATCCGCTGGTGGGCGCCGTCGTCGTCGATCCTGGCGGCCGGCCCCTGGTCACCGGCTTCCACCGCGGTGCCGGAACCGCCCATGCGGAGGCGGACGCCATTGCCCAGGCCGCTGCTGCCGGGCTGGACCTCACCGGATGCACCATGGTGGTGACGCTCGAGCCTTGCAACCATGTGGGTCGGACCGGCCCCTGCGCCGCGGCGATCATTGCCGCCGGAATTACCGACGTGGTGTATGCGGTGGATGATCCGCACGATCCTGCCGCCGGCGGGGCAACTACCCTCCGGGAAGCCGGTGTCCGTGTACGCAGCGGACTGGGGGCCACCGAGTCGCTCGACCTGAACCGCCAGTGGTTCGAGGCCGTGGCGGCTAAAAGACCCTTCGTCACGCTCCACATTGCGCAGACCCTCGACAGCCGCATAGCCGCGGAGGACGGCACCAGCCAGTGGATCTCCAGCCCCGAATCGCTGGCGGATAACCACGCCATCCGCGGCCGGATCGATGCCATCCTGGTGGGGACGCAGACCGTGCTGGTGGACAACCCACGCCTCACCGCACGGGAACCCTCAGGAGAACTCGCATCGAAACAGCCGGTGCGCGCTGTAATGGGAATGCGTGATATCCCGGCCGACGCAGCGGTCCACGGACGCGATGGACGGGTGGTCCACCTTCCCACGCGGGATCCGCGCGAAGCCCTCTCCATCCTGTACGCGCACGGGATCCGCCACCTGATGGTGGAGGGAGGATCACGCATCCTCAGTGCCTTCCTCGCCGCTGAACTGGTTGACGAACTCATCGTCTACCTGGCGCCCACCCTGCTGGGTTCCGGAACTCCTGCCCTCACGGGGCTCGGAATCACCACCCTCGCCGATGCCCAGCACTGGGATTGGGACCCGTCCGACGGCGGGTCCGTCCGAACGCTGGGCCAGGACCTGAGGCTCCACCTTCGACCGCAACGAACCGTTGCCCTAGACCCACAACCGTCCCGCACCATTGCGGAGCCAGCCCAGGGAGGCTACTGA
- a CDS encoding anthranilate synthase component I, with amino-acid sequence MQDLGTISPGLEEFRELAGHSRVIPVRLKVLADAETPIGLYRKLAQGQPGTFLMESAAVGGAWSRYSFIGARSRATLTTKDGHAHWLGEPPVGVPVGGSPVDAVRDTIEALRTDRFEGLPPFTSGLVGFLGWETVRHWERLVSPPEDDLQLPEMALNLVTDMAVHDNVDGTVLLIANAINFDDSSERVDEAWHDAVARVKALLAKVSTPVAQPVSVLAPAALDFASSVQERWDEAEYLAALDRGKEAIVDGEVFQVVISRRFEMECKASALDVYRVLRNTNPSPYMYIFSLEDAEGREYSIVGSSPEALVTVTGGEVITHPIAGSRPRGKTVEADKALAEELLADQKERAEHLMLVDLSRNDLSKVCVAGTVDVTQFMEVERFSHIMHLVSTVVGQLAPHAKAYDVLKATFPAGTLSGAPKPRALRLLDELEPHRRGIYGGVVGYLDFAGDMDMAIAIRSALIREGRAYVQAGGGIVADSVNPTEALETVNKAAAPLRAVHTAGSLENISADSLPGGSES; translated from the coding sequence ATGCAGGACCTTGGAACCATCAGCCCGGGCCTCGAGGAATTCCGGGAGCTGGCCGGGCACAGCCGCGTCATTCCCGTCCGGCTCAAGGTACTCGCGGATGCCGAGACACCCATCGGCCTCTACCGGAAGCTTGCCCAGGGGCAGCCCGGCACCTTCCTGATGGAATCCGCAGCCGTGGGCGGCGCATGGTCACGCTATTCCTTCATCGGCGCCAGGTCCCGGGCCACGCTGACCACCAAGGACGGCCACGCACACTGGCTGGGTGAACCGCCGGTGGGCGTTCCCGTGGGCGGCAGCCCGGTGGACGCGGTCCGCGACACCATCGAAGCACTGCGCACCGACAGGTTTGAGGGCCTGCCCCCGTTCACGTCCGGCCTGGTGGGCTTCCTGGGCTGGGAAACCGTCCGGCACTGGGAACGCCTGGTCAGCCCGCCCGAGGATGACCTGCAGCTGCCGGAAATGGCGCTGAACCTGGTCACGGACATGGCCGTGCATGACAACGTGGACGGCACCGTCCTGCTGATCGCCAACGCCATCAACTTTGACGACAGCTCCGAGCGCGTGGATGAGGCCTGGCACGATGCGGTGGCCCGGGTCAAGGCCCTCCTCGCCAAAGTCAGCACCCCCGTGGCGCAGCCCGTCTCAGTCCTGGCCCCCGCCGCGCTGGACTTCGCCTCCAGCGTGCAGGAGCGCTGGGATGAAGCCGAATACCTGGCTGCCCTGGACCGCGGCAAGGAAGCGATCGTCGACGGCGAAGTGTTCCAGGTGGTCATTTCCCGGCGCTTCGAGATGGAGTGCAAGGCCTCAGCCCTGGATGTGTACCGGGTCCTGCGCAACACCAACCCCAGCCCCTACATGTACATCTTCAGCCTTGAGGATGCCGAAGGCCGGGAGTATTCCATCGTGGGATCCTCGCCCGAAGCCCTGGTGACAGTAACGGGTGGGGAAGTCATCACCCACCCCATCGCGGGATCCCGTCCCCGGGGCAAAACGGTGGAAGCTGACAAGGCCCTCGCCGAGGAGTTGCTGGCGGACCAGAAGGAACGCGCCGAACACCTGATGCTCGTGGACCTTTCCCGCAACGACCTCTCCAAGGTCTGCGTCGCGGGGACCGTGGATGTCACTCAGTTCATGGAGGTGGAACGCTTCAGCCACATCATGCACCTGGTCTCCACCGTGGTGGGGCAGCTCGCACCGCATGCCAAAGCCTACGATGTGCTCAAGGCAACGTTCCCGGCCGGAACCCTCTCCGGAGCACCGAAGCCCCGTGCGCTGCGCCTCCTGGATGAACTGGAACCGCACCGCCGCGGCATCTACGGCGGAGTGGTGGGATACCTCGACTTCGCCGGTGACATGGACATGGCAATTGCCATCCGCTCGGCCCTCATCCGCGAAGGGCGTGCCTATGTGCAGGCCGGCGGCGGCATTGTGGCTGATTCGGTCAATCCGACGGAAGCCCTGGAAACCGTGAACAAGGCTGCCGCGCCGCTGCGGGCCGTCCACACGGCGGGCTCGCTGGAGAATATTTCGGCCGACTCCCTGCCTGGCGGATCGGAGTCCTGA
- the ribH gene encoding 6,7-dimethyl-8-ribityllumazine synthase → MSGHGAPDIDLTTLNPAETSQLKLAIVASSWHTQIMDGLLDGALRAAKDAGIAEPTVLRVPGSFELPVAAARLAPHFDAVVALGVVIRGGTPHFDYVCQAATSGLTDVSVRTGVPVGFGVLTCDTEQQGLDRAGLPGSKEDKGHEAVTAALATAVVLKQYGN, encoded by the coding sequence ATGAGCGGACACGGCGCCCCCGATATCGACCTGACCACCCTCAACCCGGCCGAAACGTCCCAGCTGAAGCTGGCGATTGTGGCGTCGAGCTGGCATACCCAGATCATGGACGGACTCCTGGACGGTGCGCTGCGCGCCGCCAAGGACGCCGGCATCGCCGAGCCCACCGTCCTGCGGGTGCCCGGCAGCTTTGAGCTTCCGGTCGCTGCCGCCCGGCTGGCGCCGCACTTCGACGCCGTGGTGGCTCTCGGCGTCGTGATCCGCGGCGGGACCCCGCACTTCGACTACGTCTGCCAGGCAGCGACGTCGGGCCTCACCGACGTCAGCGTGCGCACCGGCGTCCCGGTGGGCTTCGGCGTGCTCACCTGCGACACCGAGCAGCAGGGCCTCGACCGGGCAGGGCTGCCCGGCTCCAAGGAAGACAAGGGCCATGAGGCCGTCACCGCGGCCCTGGCCACCGCCGTCGTGCTGAAGCAATACGGCAACTAG
- the hisF gene encoding imidazole glycerol phosphate synthase subunit HisF, which produces MAVAVRVIPCLDVDAGRVVKGVNFEGLRDAGDPVELAHRYDNAGADELTFLDVTASSGNRETTFDVVRRTAEEVFIPLTVGGGVRGVAEVDKLLRYGADKASINTAAVARPDVIDEITRHFGSQVLVLSVDARRTRPGSQPTPSGFEVTTHGGRTGTGIDAIEWAQEAADRGVGEILLNSIDADGTKDGFDLELIKLVRAAVKVPIIASGGAGEPAHFPPAVAAGADAVLAASIFHWGPDNMMAQVKDAIREAGFEVR; this is translated from the coding sequence ATGGCAGTAGCAGTACGCGTCATTCCCTGCCTCGACGTGGACGCCGGGCGCGTCGTCAAAGGCGTTAACTTCGAGGGCCTCCGCGACGCCGGCGACCCCGTTGAGCTGGCCCACCGCTACGACAACGCCGGTGCTGACGAACTGACCTTCCTCGACGTCACTGCCTCGTCCGGAAACCGCGAAACCACCTTCGACGTCGTCCGCCGCACCGCAGAGGAAGTCTTCATTCCGCTGACGGTCGGCGGCGGTGTCCGGGGCGTCGCAGAGGTGGACAAGCTGCTGCGCTACGGCGCCGACAAAGCCTCGATCAACACCGCAGCGGTTGCCCGGCCTGACGTGATCGACGAAATCACCCGGCACTTCGGTTCCCAGGTCCTGGTCCTGTCCGTGGACGCCCGGCGCACCCGCCCCGGCTCCCAGCCCACGCCGTCGGGATTTGAAGTGACTACCCACGGCGGACGCACCGGCACCGGTATCGACGCCATTGAATGGGCCCAGGAAGCCGCGGACCGCGGCGTCGGTGAGATCCTGCTGAACTCCATCGACGCCGACGGCACCAAGGACGGGTTCGACCTCGAGCTCATCAAGCTGGTCCGGGCCGCCGTCAAGGTTCCCATCATCGCTTCCGGCGGTGCGGGCGAGCCAGCCCACTTCCCGCCGGCTGTCGCGGCCGGCGCCGACGCGGTCCTGGCCGCATCGATCTTCCACTGGGGACCGGACAACATGATGGCGCAGGTCAAGGACGCCATCAGGGAAGCCGGGTTCGAAGTCCGCTGA
- a CDS encoding RsmB/NOP family class I SAM-dependent RNA methyltransferase, translating into MSGSGGNPGGRGNAGRGGQGNAGGNTGQGGGRGKGGPRDNSRRNAQGRERNRGPQRSFTENAPSQRTRRADPARLVAFEVLRAVAAEDAYANLVLPARIRHHGLDKRDAGFATELTYGALRGQGTYDAILARCVDRPLDQLDPAVLDALRIGVHQLLAMRVPAHAALDQTVGLARAVIGAGPSALINAVLRKVAAHTLEEWLDLLVAGETDETKIAALRFAHPEWIVRAMRQSLVAHGRSATEISDLLEADNAAPVVNLVALPGLGNLDEALENGAIPGELVEGSALSSGGDLGRFSSVRQGTMRVQDVGSQLVARAMAAAELSQSTGGQDSGTPEAWLDLCAGPGGKAALLGALAQQQGATLLANETAPHRARLVSQALSAVPHETWEVRTGDGRDLGLERPESFDRVLVDVPCSGLGALRRRPESRWRRSPKDLADLGPLQRELLASALAAVRPGGVVAYVTCSPHPAETTAVVADALRKRDDLELLDAGAALDRVSLPGALGAGHESTAQLWPHVHGTDAMFLALIRKKP; encoded by the coding sequence ATGAGCGGGTCCGGCGGCAATCCAGGCGGGCGCGGAAACGCGGGGCGCGGCGGGCAGGGCAATGCCGGCGGCAACACCGGGCAGGGAGGCGGACGCGGCAAGGGGGGTCCGCGGGACAACAGCCGGCGGAACGCCCAGGGCCGCGAACGCAACCGCGGGCCGCAGCGGAGCTTCACGGAGAATGCTCCCTCCCAGCGGACGCGCCGTGCAGATCCCGCCCGGCTGGTGGCCTTTGAAGTCCTGCGCGCCGTGGCGGCAGAGGACGCCTACGCCAACCTGGTGCTGCCGGCCAGGATCCGCCACCACGGGCTGGACAAGCGTGATGCCGGCTTCGCCACCGAACTGACCTACGGCGCCCTTCGTGGCCAGGGAACCTACGACGCCATCCTGGCCCGCTGCGTGGACCGGCCGCTGGACCAGCTCGATCCCGCCGTCCTGGACGCCCTGCGCATCGGGGTGCACCAGCTGCTGGCCATGCGCGTGCCGGCACACGCCGCCCTGGACCAGACTGTGGGACTGGCCAGGGCGGTCATCGGTGCCGGCCCATCAGCGCTGATCAACGCCGTGCTCCGCAAAGTCGCCGCCCACACCCTGGAAGAGTGGCTGGACCTGCTGGTGGCCGGTGAAACCGACGAGACGAAAATTGCGGCACTGCGGTTTGCCCACCCGGAATGGATCGTCCGCGCCATGCGCCAGTCCCTGGTGGCGCACGGCCGCTCCGCCACAGAAATAAGCGACCTCCTGGAGGCGGACAACGCAGCCCCGGTGGTCAACCTGGTGGCACTGCCTGGCCTGGGGAACCTTGACGAGGCCCTGGAAAACGGCGCCATTCCGGGCGAACTGGTCGAAGGCTCAGCCCTGTCCAGCGGCGGGGACCTGGGACGCTTTTCCTCAGTCCGGCAAGGAACCATGCGCGTCCAGGACGTGGGCTCCCAGCTGGTGGCGCGCGCCATGGCAGCCGCCGAGCTCAGCCAGTCCACCGGCGGCCAGGACAGCGGAACGCCCGAGGCCTGGCTGGACCTGTGCGCCGGGCCCGGCGGCAAGGCCGCCCTGCTCGGCGCCCTGGCACAACAGCAGGGCGCAACGCTGCTGGCCAATGAAACGGCGCCGCACCGTGCCAGGCTCGTCAGCCAGGCCCTCTCTGCCGTCCCCCATGAGACCTGGGAAGTCCGGACGGGCGACGGCCGCGATCTGGGACTGGAGAGGCCGGAATCCTTCGACCGGGTCCTCGTTGACGTGCCCTGCAGCGGGCTGGGTGCCTTGCGCCGCCGGCCCGAGTCGCGCTGGCGCCGTTCACCGAAGGACCTTGCCGACCTCGGACCGCTGCAGCGGGAGCTTCTCGCCTCGGCCCTGGCCGCCGTGCGTCCCGGCGGAGTGGTGGCTTACGTGACGTGTTCCCCGCATCCGGCGGAGACCACGGCCGTGGTGGCCGATGCCCTGCGCAAGCGTGACGACCTGGAACTCCTGGACGCCGGCGCGGCGTTGGACCGGGTCAGCCTTCCCGGCGCGCTGGGGGCCGGACATGAGTCCACCGCGCAGCTCTGGCCGCATGTCCACGGCACGGACGCCATGTTCCTTGCCCTCATCCGCAAGAAGCCCTGA
- the ribB gene encoding 3,4-dihydroxy-2-butanone-4-phosphate synthase, with translation MNAAVELEQAGVPGSAVVPPATTGRPAAATGLDTIEEAVRAMAAGRPVLVVDNEDRENEGDIIFAAQHATPALMGWTIRYSSGVICVPLSGERADALALPPMVAVNEDAKGTAYTVSCDAAVGVSTGISATDRALTARVLADPQAGPEAVTRPGHIFPLRAVNGGVRERPGHTEAAVDLCRLAGLEAVGVIAEVVYDDGEMMRLDGLRAFAAEHGCPLISIEDLVAYLEAAGTPADGNTRAGRAGGEEEIR, from the coding sequence ATGAACGCGGCAGTAGAGCTGGAACAGGCAGGGGTGCCCGGATCCGCCGTCGTCCCTCCTGCCACCACCGGCCGGCCGGCTGCTGCCACTGGACTCGACACCATCGAGGAAGCCGTACGCGCCATGGCCGCCGGCCGGCCTGTCCTGGTGGTGGACAACGAGGACCGGGAGAATGAGGGCGACATAATCTTCGCCGCGCAGCACGCCACCCCGGCCCTGATGGGCTGGACCATCCGCTACAGCTCGGGTGTCATCTGCGTTCCGCTGTCCGGGGAGCGGGCGGACGCCCTGGCACTGCCTCCCATGGTGGCGGTCAACGAGGACGCCAAGGGCACTGCGTACACGGTGTCCTGTGATGCCGCGGTAGGCGTGAGCACCGGGATTTCCGCGACCGACCGGGCCCTGACGGCCCGTGTGCTCGCGGATCCGCAGGCCGGACCTGAGGCTGTCACCCGCCCGGGGCATATTTTCCCGCTGCGGGCAGTTAACGGGGGAGTGCGCGAGCGCCCCGGCCATACCGAAGCGGCCGTGGACCTGTGCCGGCTCGCCGGACTGGAAGCTGTGGGCGTAATTGCCGAAGTTGTTTACGACGACGGTGAGATGATGCGGCTGGACGGGCTTCGCGCCTTCGCTGCTGAACATGGGTGCCCACTGATCTCGATTGAGGACCTCGTGGCCTACCTCGAAGCAGCGGGCACACCGGCCGACGGCAATACCCGGGCAGGACGCGCGGGCGGAGAAGAGGAGATACGATGA
- a CDS encoding riboflavin synthase, with protein MFTGIIAEQGHVLSVERDGDSARVRLHAPGTTEGLALGGSIAVNGVCLTATEIAGKEFSVDVMGETLVRSTIGELAPGDSVNLERCVQAGGRLDGHVVQGHVDGVGELLEREPLGNWERLRFGVPANLARYIAEKGSIAIDGVSLTVTAVSDAAEVNPWFEVGLIPTTLAETGLGTKTTGSRVNLEVDVLAKYTERLLAFNTPATAAVEGGAR; from the coding sequence ATGTTTACCGGAATTATCGCCGAACAGGGACACGTACTGTCCGTCGAAAGGGACGGCGACAGTGCCAGGGTCCGGCTGCACGCGCCGGGCACCACGGAGGGACTGGCCCTGGGCGGTTCGATCGCCGTCAACGGTGTATGCCTCACTGCCACGGAAATAGCAGGCAAGGAATTCAGCGTGGACGTGATGGGGGAGACCCTGGTCCGCAGCACCATCGGCGAACTTGCTCCGGGCGATTCCGTGAACCTTGAGCGCTGCGTCCAGGCGGGCGGCCGGCTTGACGGGCACGTGGTGCAAGGTCACGTGGACGGCGTGGGGGAACTGCTTGAACGCGAGCCGCTCGGGAACTGGGAGCGGCTCCGCTTCGGTGTTCCCGCCAACCTGGCCCGCTACATCGCCGAAAAGGGCTCCATCGCCATTGACGGTGTCTCGCTCACCGTCACCGCCGTCAGCGACGCCGCGGAGGTAAACCCCTGGTTCGAGGTGGGACTCATTCCCACAACCCTGGCCGAAACGGGCCTCGGCACCAAGACCACCGGCAGCAGGGTCAACCTGGAAGTGGACGTCCTGGCCAAGTACACCGAACGACTGCTTGCGTTCAACACGCCGGCAACCGCCGCTGTTGAGGGAGGGGCCCGATGA
- the hisG gene encoding ATP phosphoribosyltransferase produces the protein MLRVAVPNKGSLSEAASAMLSEAGYRQRRDSRELVMVDPDNEIEFFFLRPRDIAVYVGQGTLDVGITGRDLLLDAEVEAEELLPLGFAASTFRFAGPVGDFAKVEELEGKRLATSYDGLLRGYLAERGINAKVVRLDGAVESSVRLGVADAIADVVETGNTLKAAGMEIFGDPILKSEAVLIRRTGQGGAANGTAKEIEVLIRRLQGVLVARQYVLMDYDIRKELVEQAAALTPGLESPTVSPLRDSDWVAVRSMVPKKETNRIMDELYDLGARAILVSSIHACRI, from the coding sequence ATGCTGCGCGTAGCCGTCCCCAACAAGGGCTCACTGTCAGAAGCCGCCTCCGCCATGCTGTCCGAGGCGGGCTACCGCCAGCGCCGCGACAGCCGCGAGCTGGTCATGGTGGACCCGGACAACGAGATTGAATTCTTCTTCCTCCGCCCCCGCGACATCGCCGTGTACGTGGGCCAGGGCACGCTCGACGTCGGCATCACCGGCCGCGACCTGCTCCTGGACGCCGAGGTGGAAGCCGAAGAACTGCTGCCGCTGGGCTTCGCGGCCTCCACGTTCCGTTTCGCGGGGCCGGTGGGGGACTTCGCCAAGGTTGAGGAACTGGAGGGCAAGCGGCTCGCCACCAGCTACGACGGCCTGCTCCGCGGATACCTTGCCGAGCGCGGCATCAACGCCAAGGTGGTCCGCCTGGACGGTGCCGTGGAATCCTCCGTCCGGCTCGGCGTTGCCGACGCCATCGCCGACGTGGTGGAAACCGGCAACACCCTCAAGGCCGCCGGGATGGAGATCTTCGGCGATCCGATCCTCAAGTCCGAGGCCGTCCTGATCCGGCGGACGGGCCAGGGCGGCGCTGCCAATGGCACGGCCAAGGAGATCGAAGTCCTGATCCGCCGCCTCCAGGGTGTCCTCGTGGCCCGCCAGTACGTCCTGATGGACTACGACATCCGCAAGGAACTCGTGGAGCAGGCGGCTGCGCTGACGCCAGGCCTCGAATCACCCACGGTCTCCCCGCTGCGCGACTCCGACTGGGTGGCCGTCCGTTCCATGGTGCCCAAGAAGGAAACCAACCGGATCATGGACGAGCTCTACGACCTGGGCGCCCGCGCCATCCTGGTCAGCAGCATCCACGCCTGCCGCATCTGA
- a CDS encoding phosphoribosyl-ATP diphosphatase, whose protein sequence is MKNFETLFAELSEKAATRPEGSRTVAELESGVHGIGKKVVEEAAEVWMAAEYESDEAAAEEISQLLYHLQVLMLAKGLTLEDVYKHL, encoded by the coding sequence GTGAAGAATTTCGAGACGCTGTTCGCTGAGCTTAGCGAGAAGGCAGCCACCCGCCCGGAAGGCTCCCGCACCGTCGCTGAATTGGAGTCCGGTGTCCACGGCATCGGCAAGAAAGTCGTTGAAGAAGCAGCCGAGGTATGGATGGCTGCCGAATATGAATCCGATGAAGCCGCGGCCGAGGAAATCTCCCAGCTGCTGTACCACCTGCAGGTCCTGATGCTCGCCAAAGGCCTGACCCTGGAAGACGTCTACAAGCATCTGTAG